TGGCGGTGGGCGCCGTTTCGGAGGAATTCGTGCAGGTGTTCAACGATGGCTGGAGCAAGCTGAACACGCTTTCGGGTACCTACATCACCGGTGACGAACTGGAAGCCTACCTGGAGCAGGCATCCTTGCAACTCAAGGCGATCGCCGCGGATCGCGAGGCCGACAGCCGTCAACGCCTGGCCTCGCTGGACGACTACCGTGAGGAGCTGGACCGCAGGGCTGCCGAAGGCTGATGATGAACGTGCGTAAGGCCACGCACATCCTGTAGGAGCCAGCTTTGCTGGCGAACGCAAGGCGTAGCCTTGCCGGCCAACATCGTGTCGTACCCTTGGCCAGCAAGGCTAGCTCCTACAGCTCGGCGCCGCACGACTTCAACCGTGCGGCGCCGCCTCCTTCCCCGCAGTGCCTGCGAACTGGGCCTTGAGGTGCCCTTGCTCATCCAGCAGGTACGCATCCATCACTTCGCGCACCACCGGCCCGGCCACTCGGCCTCCGGCCTCACCGTTCTCGATCATCACCGCCACCACCATCGCCGGGTGCTCGGCCGGCGCGAAGCCAACGAACAGGGCGTTGTCGCGGTGGCGTTCGAGGGTCTTGTCGCGGTTGTAGCGCTCCCCTTGCTTGATCGCCACCACCTGCGCCGTGCCGCTCTTGCCGGCGATACGGTACTGGGCACCGGCGGCGGCGGCGCGGGCGATGCCGCGCGGGTCGTGCATGACCATCTGCATGCCCTGGCTGACCTGGTCCCAGGCACGGCGGTCGTGGAGCACGATGTCCGGCATCGGGTTGGGGTCGATGGGCGCCTGGCCACCGACGCTCATCGCCAGGTGCGGGCGGTGCCAGGCGCCCTTGCTCGCCAGCAGGCTGGTGGCCTGGGCCAGTTGCAGCGGGGTGACCTGCATGTAGCCCTGGCCGATGCCGAGGATCAGCGTCTCGCCGGGGAACCAGGCCTGGCGCCGGGTGGCGCGCTTCCAGGCCTGCGATGGCATCAGCCCGGGCGCCTCCTCGAACATGTCCAGCGAGACCTTCTGGCCCAGGCCGAACTCGGCCATGTAGTCGTGCAGGCGGTCGATGCCCAGCTTGTGCGCCAGGTCGTAGAAGTAGGTGTCATTGGAGCGCATGATCGCGGTGTACATGTCCACCCAGCCATCACCGGTGCGATTCCAGTTGCGGTACTTGTGGTCATAGTTGGGCAGCTCGTAGTAGCCAGGGTCGAACACCCGGTTGCCGGGGGTGATCACGCCGCTGTCCAGGCCGGCGATGGCCACCTCCGGCTTGACCGTCGAGCCGGGCGCGTACAGGCCGCGCAGCACGCGGTTGAACAGCGGCCGGTCGATGGAGTCGCGCAGGGCCGAGTACTGCTTGTAGCTGATGCCCTTGACGAACAGGTTGGGGTCGAAGCTGGGGTTGCTGACCATGGCCAGTACATCGCCGTTGGCCGGGTCCAGCACCACCACCGCGCCACGGCGGTCGCCCAGGGCCTTTTCGGCGGCCTGCTGCAGGTGGGCGTCGAGGCTCAGCACGATATCCTTGCCCGGCACCGGGTCGTGGTGGCGCAGCACCCGCATCACCCGGCCCTGGGCGTTGGTCTCGACTTCCTCGTAGCCCACCTGGCCGTGCAGTTCGCTCTCGTAGAAGCGCTCGACGCCGGTCTTGCCGATCGACTGGGTGCCGCGGTAGGCGGTGCTGTCGAGGGTCTTGGCTTCCTTCTCGTTGATCCGCCCGACGTAGCCCACCGAATGGGCAAAGTGCTCGGCCAGGGGGTACTCGCGGATGAACTGCGGTGCCACATCCAGGCCGGGCAGGCGGAACTGGTTGACGGCGATCAGGGCGATCTGCTCCTCGCTCAGGCCGACCATCAGGGTCACTGGCTCGAAGGGTTTGCGGCCACGGCGCAGGTCCTTGTCGAACTGATGGCGATCATCCTCGCCCAGGCCAAGGATCTGCGTGAGGGTGTCCAGCACTCTGGCCGAGTCGCCGGCGCGTTCGCGGGTCATGGTCAGGTCGAAACTGGGCTTGTTGGTCGCCAGCACCACGCCGTTGCGGTCGTAGATCAGGCCGCGCTCGGGCGGGATGGGCAAGACGTGCACGCGGTTGTTTTCCGACACCGCCGACTGCTGGTCGTGCTGCAGCACCTGGAGCACGTACAGCCGGCCCACCAGCACCGCCACCAGGCTCATCACCAGGACGGCGCAGGCCAGCAGCCGGCGGTTGACCAGGCTCTTTTCCTTCTCGTGGTCCTTGAGGGGGATGGGTTGCGGCATGGGGCTCGGTTGGGTCGCCAAAGGCACAGGTAATGATGGCGCCATGACGAGGATCAGCGGGATCCTCGGGCGTGGCGCAGGGGCGGGGGATGCTACGCAAGGTGAACGGCAGGCTCAAGGCTCGCGCAGCTCCCCCGATGCGCTGGATTGCGCCTGCGCCCCGTGCACGGGGCGCCTGCGCCGAACATGAAGATTCCTTCAC
This genomic stretch from Pseudomonas entomophila L48 harbors:
- the mrdA gene encoding penicillin-binding protein 2, producing the protein MPQPIPLKDHEKEKSLVNRRLLACAVLVMSLVAVLVGRLYVLQVLQHDQQSAVSENNRVHVLPIPPERGLIYDRNGVVLATNKPSFDLTMTRERAGDSARVLDTLTQILGLGEDDRHQFDKDLRRGRKPFEPVTLMVGLSEEQIALIAVNQFRLPGLDVAPQFIREYPLAEHFAHSVGYVGRINEKEAKTLDSTAYRGTQSIGKTGVERFYESELHGQVGYEEVETNAQGRVMRVLRHHDPVPGKDIVLSLDAHLQQAAEKALGDRRGAVVVLDPANGDVLAMVSNPSFDPNLFVKGISYKQYSALRDSIDRPLFNRVLRGLYAPGSTVKPEVAIAGLDSGVITPGNRVFDPGYYELPNYDHKYRNWNRTGDGWVDMYTAIMRSNDTYFYDLAHKLGIDRLHDYMAEFGLGQKVSLDMFEEAPGLMPSQAWKRATRRQAWFPGETLILGIGQGYMQVTPLQLAQATSLLASKGAWHRPHLAMSVGGQAPIDPNPMPDIVLHDRRAWDQVSQGMQMVMHDPRGIARAAAAGAQYRIAGKSGTAQVVAIKQGERYNRDKTLERHRDNALFVGFAPAEHPAMVVAVMIENGEAGGRVAGPVVREVMDAYLLDEQGHLKAQFAGTAGKEAAPHG